The Ursus arctos isolate Adak ecotype North America unplaced genomic scaffold, UrsArc2.0 scaffold_28, whole genome shotgun sequence genome has a window encoding:
- the NGRN gene encoding neugrin, with translation MALTLSLLLGGRVRAAVARCGFATRGVADPGSLGREPDPDSDWEPEERELQEVESTLKRQKKAARFQKIRRQMEAPGAPPRTLTWAALEQIRFLHKEFAESWSVPRLAEGFGVSTDVIRRVLKSKFVPTLEQKLKQDQKVLKKAGLAHSLQQLPSSGDTLKSLSTNHSGSGSLLRPRGESSFKGWGYSPALHVIESNTCGTNTPRRQKGGSKGIQVLEEERSMPVAAALGHQRELQKYSTSDGAGKRGTDGCGLPSDKLEDLKAQELGDQNFSSKVVQRGREFFDSNGNFLYRI, from the exons ATGGCGCTTACTCTGAGCCTCTTGCTGGGCGGGCGTGTCCGTGCTGCCGTCGCTCGCTGTGGGTTTGCGACCCGGGGGGTGGCAGACCCCGGCTCTCTTGGCCGCGAGCCGGACCCCGATTCCGACTGGGAACCGGAGGAGCGGGAGCTGCAGGAGGTGGAGAG CACCCTGAAACGACAGAAAAAAGCCGCCCGGTTCCAGAAAATTCGGAGGCAAATGGAGGCGCCGGGTGCCCCGCCCAGGACCCTGACGTGGGCAGCCTTGGAGCAGATCCG GTTTTTACATAAAGAATTTGCAGAGTCTTGGTCAGTTCCTAGATTAGCTGAAGGCTTTGGTGTCAGCACTGATGTGATCCGAAgggttttaaaaagcaagtttgtACCCACGTTGGAGCAGAAACTGAAGCAGGATCAAAAAGTGCTTAAGAAAGCTGGGCTTGCCCACTCACTTCAGCAGCTCCCCAGCTCTGGGGATACCTTGAAGTCGCTCTCAACAAACCACTCTGGATCAGGCTCTTTGTTGAGGCCAAGGGGTGAATCCTCCTTCAAGGGCTGGGGTTACAGCCCAGCTTTGCACGTGATAGAATCAAACACTTGTGGTACAAATACACCAAggagacagaagggagggagTAAAGGAATCCAGGTCCTGGAGGAGGAGCGCTCCATGCCTGTTGCAGCAGCCCTGGGTCATCAGCGAGAGCTGCAGAAGTACTCCACCAGTGACGGTGCGGGCAAGAGAGGAACTGATGGTTGTGGATTGCCAAGTGACAAACTGGAAGATTTGAAGGCACAGGAGCTGGGTGATCAGAACTTCAGCAGCAAAGTAGTCCAGAGGGGGCGAGAGTTCTTCGATAGCAATGGGAACTTCCTGTACAGAATTTGA
- the GDPGP1 gene encoding GDP-D-glucose phosphorylase 1 produces the protein MAAPQDSNETSYLLPPNSKDWEEQGVPDFVYGQKELVLEGIQWPRTAPSLRDRTPRSRFDSALCSAWRQRMELGLFRYRLGELQTQTLPGAVGFVAQLNVERGVQRRRPQNIRSVKQAFDPEQFNFNKIRPGEVLFRLLREPDLPGALQQEDILVMINVSPLEWGHVLLVPEPTRRLPQRLLPGALRAGVEAVLLSSHPGFRVGFNSLGGLASVNHLHLHGYYLAHRLPVEGAPSEPLDPRGHLHLLQAPPAPGFLFYTSGPGPDLEALIGRVCRATDYLTDHDIAHNLFVTRGAPPGKTSPSSALTGIRVILWARKSSFGVKEGDAFNVALCELAGHLPVKTSQDFDSLTEAAALALIQDCLLPPAQAEKVQAALVALIAQDKQ, from the coding sequence ATGGCTGCTCCACAGGATTCAAATGAGACTTCCTATTTGCTCCCTCCAAACAGTAAGGACTGGGAAGAGCAAGGCGTTCCTGACTTTGTCTATGGGCAGAAGGAACTTGTGCTGGAAGGGATTCAGTGGCCTAGGACCGCACCCAGCCTCCGGGACAGGACACCGCGGTCTCGCTTCGACTCTGCTCTCTGCTCCGCCTGGAGGCAGCGGATGGAACTAGGGCTCTTCCGCTACCGCCTGGGGGAGCTGCAGACCCAAACCCTCCCTGGCGCTGTGGGTTTTGTGGCTCAGCTGAACGTGGAGCGAGGTGTGCAGAGGCGGCGCCCCCAGAACATCCGGAGTGTGAAGCAGGCATTTGACCCTGAACAGTTTAACTTCAACAAGATCCGGCCAGGAGAAGTGCTCTTCCGTTTGCTCCGGGAGCCCGATCTCCCAGGTGCTCTCCAGCAAGAGGACATCCTCGTGATGATCAATGTCAGCCCCTTGGAGTGGGGCCACGTGCTGCTGGTGCCCGAGCCAACCCGCCGGCTCCCCCAGCGCCTGCTGCCAGGCGCACTGCGGGCCGGCGTCGAGGCTGTGCTGCTGAGCTCACACCCGGGCTTCCGCGTCGGCTTCAATAGCTTGGGCGGCTTGGCCTCGGTGAACCACCTGCACCTGCACGGGTATTACCTGGCTCACAGACTGCCTGTGGAGGGGGCGCCGAGCGAGCCCCTGGACCCCAGGGGCCATTTGCATCTGCTCCAGGCCCCCCCAGCTCCCGGCTTCCTCTTCTACACAAGCGGGCCAGGGCCTGACTTGGAGGCCTTGATAGGCAGGGTATGTCGGGCCACTGACTACCTGACTGACCATGACATTGCCCATAATTTGTTTGTGACCCGCGGGGCCCCACCTGGAAAGACATCACCTTCCTCTGCTCTCACAGGCATCCGAGTAATTCTGTGGGCCCGGAAGTCCAGCTTTGGGGTAAAGGAAGGCGACGCATTCAATGTCGCCCTCTGTGAGCTGGCCGGGCACCTCCCTGTCAAAACGTCCCAGGATTTTGACAGTCTGACAGAGGCGGCTGCTCTGGCCCTCATTCAAGATTGTCTGCTGCCCCCGGCCCAGGCAGAAAAAGTACAGGCAGCACTGGTGGCCTTGATAGCCCAGGACAAGCAGTAA
- the TTLL13 gene encoding tubulin polyglutamylase TTLL13, producing the protein MEPNTCKTSESEEDYVEEEESEEECVQGETTIPSDSPQQELSKADSKEFGDGVPLSIVAKKIPKKIIAPTDSDDLEVGRRKRRRKRRPLAINLTNCKYESVRRAAQMCGLKEVGEDEEWTVYWTDCSVSLERVMDMKRFQKINHFPGMTEICRKDLLARNLNRMQKLYPAEYNIFPRTWCLPADFGDFQSYGRQRKTRTYICKPDSGCQGRGIFITRNPREIKPGEHMICQQYISKPFLIDGFKFDMRIYVLITSCDPLRIFMYEEGLARFATMPYVEPSHTNLDDVCMHLTNYAINKHNENFVRDDAVGSKRKLSTLNSWLREHGYDPRELWGDIEDIIIKTIISAHSVLRHNYRTCFPQYLSGGTCACFEILGFDILLDHKLKPWLLEVNHSPSFTTDSRLDREVKDALLCDAMTLVNLRGCDKRKVMEEDKRRVKERLFQCHQQPREARREQIESSHAAILDQERYEDSHLGGYRRIYPGPDTEKYAPFFKHNGSLFQETAASKAREECARQQLEEIRLKQEQQETSGSKRRKENRDQNQGESAGEKSRSRARLRGLSTHLVYRNRTREKELLPVHLDTMHPQEIVEEEELERMKALLQRENLIRSLGIVEQLTRMLHPSHQGQKKLHEYRPRFHQDGLGSQELPSVSLVPLVLLRGAAKKQGPPHFLHPVRAHELIPRILGPLPTMNAAIPHHSWCHLQPKNFNWIGDPAAIGPRSLSMKTSGRRYFSSARVRLTSQGQASRRLEAINRALAGSVPSSLTSKQGYLLQPEKVACGSRTDCALPSAVDSEHRAPKTRDLTLCPASAPLMLRTTALLDISHHR; encoded by the exons ATGGAGCCAAATACCTGTAAGACCAGCGAATCGGAGGAAGACTACGTTGAGGAAGAGGAATCCGAGGAGGAATGTGTTCAAGGGGAAACTACCATCCCTTCTGACTCTCCTCAGCAGGAACTCTCAAAGGCTGACTCTAAGGAATTTGGGGATGGAGTTCCCTTATCTATTGTAGccaagaaaattccaaagaaaatcATAGCCCCAACTGACTCAGATGACTTAGAAgttgggaggagaaagagaaggcgGAAACGCAG ACCCCTGGCCATCAACCTGACCAACTGCAAGTATGAGAGCG TGCGTCGGGCAGCCCAAATGTGTGGcctgaaggaggtgggggaggacgAAGAGTGGACTGTGTACTGGACAGACTGCTCTGTCTCACTGGAACGAGTCATGGACATGAAGAGGTTTCAG AAAATCAACCACTTCCCGGGCATGACGGAAATCTGCCGCAAAGACCTGCTGGCTCGGAACCTCAACCGCATGCAGAAACTCTATCCCGCCGAGTACAACATCTTCCCCCGCACCTGGTGCCTCCCTGCAGA CTTTGGGGACTTCCAGTCCTATGGTCGTCAGCGAAAAACCCGCACTTACATCTGCAAGCCGGACAGTGGCTGCCAGGGACGGGGCATCTTCATCACCCGAAATCCCCGGGAGATCAAGCCAGGAGAGCATATGATCTGCCAGCAATACATCTCCAAG CCCTTCCTCATTGACGGCTTCAAGTTTGATATGCGAATCTATGTCCTGATCACGTCCTGTGACCCTCTTCGGATCTTCATGTACGAGGAGGGCCTGGCTCGCTTTGCCACTATGCCCTACGTGGAGCCCAGCCACACCAACCTG GATGACGTCTGCATGCACCTGACCAACTATGCTATCAACAAACACAATGAGAATTTTGTCCGAGATGATGCTGTGGGCAGTAAGAG GAAGCTGTCGACACTCAACTCCTGGCTGCGAGAACACGGCTACGACCCCCGAGAGCTGTGGGGGGACATCGAGGACATCATCATCAAAACCATCATCTCAGCCCATTCTGTTCTTCGCCACAACTACCGAACCTGTTTTCCCCAATATCTGAGTGGAGGTACATGTGCCTGTTTTGAGATCCTTGGTTTTGACATCTTGCTGGACCACAAGCTGAAGCCCTGGCTGCTGGAG GTAAACCACTCTCCAAGTTTCACCACCGACTCCCGCCTTGATCGAGAAGTGAAGGATGCACTTCTCTGTGATGCCATGACCCTTGTCAACCTCCGCGGTTGTGACAAAAGGAAGGTGATGGAGGAGGACAAGCGACGAGTCAAGGAGCGGCTTTTCCAGTGCCACCAGCAGCCACGGGAAGCCAG GCGAGAACAAATTGAGTCGTCCCATGCAGCAATACTGGACCAGGAGCGCTATGAGGATTCCCACCTTGGAGGATACCGGCGGATCTACCCTGGGCCTGACACGGAGAAGTACGCACCTTTCTTTAAGCACAATGGCTCCCTCTTCCAAGAGACTGCTGCTTCCAAGGCCAGAGAGGAGTGTGCCAG GCAGCAGCTGGAAGAGATCCGCCTTAAGCAGGAACAGCAGGAGACCTCAGGCAGTAAGAGGCGAAAGGAAAACAGGGACCAGAACCAGGGTGAATCCGCAGGAGAGAAGAGCCGATCCAGGGCCCGGCTCCGGGGACTTTCCACCCACTTGGTTTACAGGAACCGGACCCGGGAGAAAGAG CTGCTACCCGTACACCTGGACACCATGCATCCTCAAGAAATTGTGGAAGAGGAGGAGCTGGAGCGAATGAAGGCCCTGCTACAAAGGGAGAATCTCATCCGAAGCCTGGGTATTGTAGAGCAGCTCACGCGCATGCTGCACCCCAGCCACCAGGGCCAGAAAAAACTTCATGAGTATCGG CCTAGATTTCACCAGGACGGGCTGGGCAGTCAAGAACTGCCATCTGTGAGTCTGGTCCCATTGGTCCTCCTGAGAGGGGCCGCCAAAAAGCAGGGACCTCCTCATTTCCTGCATCCAGTTCGGGCCCACGAGTTGATCCCCAGGATCTTAGGGCCACTGCCAACCATGAATGCTGCAATTCCACATCATTCCTGGTGCCACCTACAGCCCAAGAACTTCAACTGGATAGGAGATCCAGCAGCCATCGGCCCCCGTTCACTGTCAATGAAGACATCTGGAAGGCGCTATTTTTCCAGTGCCAGAGTCAGGCTCACTAGCC AAGGCCAAGCCAGCAGAAGGCTAGAAGCCATAAACAGAGCCCTGGCAGGATCAGTGCCATCCTCTTTAACCTCAAAGCAGGGCTATCTTCTGCAACCAGAAAAAGTGGCATGTGGCTCACGGACTGATTGCGCTTTGCCCTCCGCGGTAGACTCTGAACACAGAGCACCCAAGACCCGGGATCTCACTCTCTGCCCTGCCTCTGCACCCCTGATGCTGCGAACCACTGCCCTCCTTGACATCAGCCACCACAGGTAA